The Sphingomonas sp. IW22 sequence CCGGCATCGTCCTCGGACGCAGCCGTTGAAGCGACACTCGACGTTCCATGGGATTCAGAACAACCCCGCGCATCAGTCGATCTCAAACCCGGCACGCATCCTGTAAGCGGCACCATTTCCCCAAAAATCGTTGAAAAGCAATCATCTAAGCAACGGTCTCGTGCTGATTGTCGCACACGAGTGTCGCACAACGCCCTTTCCGATGATGGGCCAAGTCTTTCAAATCGTTCCCGAAATGAGGGAGCGGGATGTCGCGGGTTGACTGGTCAGCCCTTGCTTGTCTCAACATAGAGGTGCGACAGATCGAGACCGGGATAAGCTATTTTTGAGATGGCATCATTGAGTGCTGAGGAACGATAACCCCGTCCGTAGGCATCGGCGACCCCGCCACCACTACTCCCAGAAGATGTGGTCCAGCCGCCCAGTGTGAGGGCAATATCGCGATCAATCCGGGCCTCCCGCAATGCGTCTCGAAATGAATGCCGAAAACCATGGAAGCATGCACCCGGCGCAGCAGCATTTGTTGAGGCAAGAAAGCGAGCAAACCATTTTGCAAACTTTCCCGAGTAGAGGCCCAGTGAGTCCAAGCTAAGGTCGGGAAAGAGGCGGCAATCTCCCGATCGACGGCGCTCGCTCACATAGTGCGCAAAGCCGATCCTTATAAGCTCGGGATGCACTGGAACTAACCGTCTGCTGGCCGCCGTCTTGAGTCTCTTGCTGTCGCCATCGACATCCGAGACAACGAAACACAGAACATTTTCAATCGACCTCACGTCCGCCGTGAGCAACTGACATATCTCCGCTTGCCGCATCCCCGACCAGAGGGCGATAAGTGGAATCCAGAAGCGCCCGCGCCGGGGGCGATTGGGGCCAACTACTGCATAGCCCAAGCCATCATCTTTACATCCGGTATAAAGAGGAGCCGTGAAAATGGCGCTTAGCTGCGGCAACGTGAATGGATTACGTTTCTCGCGCGCCAGCCTCCGGTCAGCGACCCGCAACCCTCGTGCCGGATTTCGGTCGATCATTTCTTCTCGGACAGCCCAGTTGAGGAGGCTGGAAAGCTTATTCATATACTCGTTGCAGTTTGCGCCGCTCATCGGGGCAATACCACGCTGGTGAGCGTCCGCAGCAACATCGACAGGAGATATACCCGGCCACCTTTTGCGTGAATTCGGAGGAAGCGCTTGAAGCACGCTCAATACTTGGCGGCACCCATCACGCGATATCAACTTAATGGGCGTTTCGCTGCCCATAATGGCGCAGACAGTCGCGAACGTCGTCCGATAAACGATCTGGCTCTTCGGAGAACGACTGATAGTTGCGTCCGTCAGATAGCGTTCGACGACAGTTCCGAGCGTCAGTCCATGAACAGCGGTCGTCGAAGACGCAGCAATCTCCGCGACGTGTAGCTCAGGCTGTGCTGACGCAGCTTTCCACGCGCCAGAATTCCGCGCTTCTTCGAAGCTTCGATCGATCTGATAGGCCATCACCTTTGCCGATCGTCGGGCAACGGCCAGCGAGACTGTCCCCAACGACCTGTTGATATGGCTCGATCCAATGACTTGCCTCAGATCGGCGGGCACCCGCACCCGATACTGATACACCGCCCCTCGACGCCAGACACCAGAAGGCGATCTGTGTGACACCTGTGTGCGACATCCCGCTCCCTCATTTCGGGAACGATTTGAAAGACTTGGCCCATCATCGGAAAGGGCGTTGTGCGACACTCGTGTGCGACAATCAGCACGAGACCGTTGCTTAGATGATTGCTTTTCAACGATTTTTGGGGAAATGGTGCCGCTTACAGGACTCGAACCTGTGACCCCCGCATTACGAATGCGATGCTCTACCAACTGAGCTAAAGCGGCCCCGAGGACGGTTTGCCGTCCGGAGGTGGCGGCGCTTAGCAGGGAGGGGGCGGGCTGGCAAGCGCAAGTCGCATGGCGCCACTTTACGCATCGTTTACCACGGCGGGTGCATGAGCGTCTGTAAGGTATCGGGCGAAGCCAGCGCCTTCGGGAAGGACGATTTTATGGGTATGGCGCAAGTGCCGGGCGATCAGTCCGCGAACCGACCGTCGGGCGGGGTGGGCCATCCTTTCGACATCGGGACCGACGAACGGCGCATGCATGTGCGTGCCTATAACTACTGGGTGTCGTTGCTGAACGGGCGGGCATATCCCGCGATCCAGGATCTGAACCCTGAGAATATCGCCGATTTCGGCGGCAACAGCGTGTTGCTGGATTTCTCCCACGGCGTCGACGATCCGTCGATTCAATATCTGGGCCGGGTGCTGCGCGAGGAATGCGGCGTCGAATCGAGCATCCGCAAGATCAGCGAAGTGCCGGGCCGGTCGCTGCTGTCGCGCCTGACCGATCATTATCTTCAGATCATCGCCAATCGCGCGCCCATCGGGTTTGAGGCCGAATTCGTCGGGCAGGGTGGCCATAACACGCTGTATCGCGGCATTTTGATGCCCTTTTCGTCAGACGGCGACACGATCGATTTCATTTACGGCGTCATCAACTGGAAGGTGCTGGTCGACGACGCGACGCAGGTTCGGCTGGCGGCGGAGGTCGAGGCGGCACGGCGTGAGTTGCCGCGCATGCCGCTGGAGGCGCCTGCCGCATGGGCCGACGGGCCTTCGGGCGGGTTCGGGCTGGAGGATGCGTTCGATGCGCCGCTGCCCGGCGTTGTTTCGGGCGTCGATGCCGACGCCGGGTTGAGCGACCTGTTGGCCCATGCCCGCGCCTGTGCCGAGGAAGTCGATTCGGTCGACTCGCGATCGCGGGCGGCGCTGGGTCGCGCACTCGAATATGCTTATGCCTTTGCTGATGCGGCGGTCCGCGATGCGGCGGGCTACGCCGAAGTGCTGGAGGATGCGGGGGTGCGCGCACCGGGGCAGGCGTCGATGCCCGCCATTGTTGAGCTGGTATTCGGCACGGGCCATGATCGCCACGCGCTGGCCGATTACGCCGCCGTTCTGGAGCAGGCGCAGCGGCGCGGGGTGCCGGCGGGCGGCTTCGCTGCGTTCCTTGCGCAGGCGCCCCGGGGAATCGAGGGGTTGGCAACGGCCGAGCGGGCGGAAGTGCTACGCCGCGCCGATGCCATCGCTACCGTGCCGGTCGCCGCGGCAGAGTGCGAGGAGTTTGTCGTGCTGGTGGCCCGTCGCGGGGCGGGCGGGATGCTGGAGATCGTTGCCAGGGTGGAGGGCGATGACGCCCTGACACAAAGGGCGATTCGCCGCGCAAATGCTTGAGCACGTGCGCTGATCGGCGCATAGGCAGGCGATGCTGAAAAAGACAGGCACGACGCCGGCCAAGGCGATCGAATCGCGCTTCTTTGACGAGGCGCTTCCGGGAGAGACGGAAGGACTGGGCAAGGCCGAACGCGCGGATGCAGCGCGATTCGTGGCCGAGACCGCCGCACAGCGCACGGCCGGACGGCCGGCGATTGCTGTCGATACCTTCATGCGCGATGAAAGGCGCCGGATGCGAATGGCGGTCGTCAATGACGACATGCCCTTCCTGGTGGATTCGATCGCCGCGACGATTGCGGCCGCTGGCACGCCGATCGAACGGATCATCCACCCCGTCCTGCGCGTGGTGCGCGACGAGCAGGGAGTGCTGACTGCGCTGGACGATGACGGCGCTGCCGAATCGATGATCTATGTCGAAACCGACCGGCTGGACGCAAAGGACCGGCGCGACCTGATCGAAGCGCTTGAGCGCACGCTGGCGCATGTTCGCCGCGCGGTTGGCGACTGGCCGCGGCTTCAGGCGGCGCTGCGCGACGATGCCGACCGGACCCAGGATGATGAGGGCGCGGCGCTGCTGCGCTGGTTCCTGGACAATAATCTGACGCTGCTGGGGCATGAACGCTGGCTGGTGGATGGCGGCGCACAGGACGCGCTGGGCATCGCTGCCGAACCGCTGAACACGCCGCTGCTGGCCGATACGTCGCGCGCGCTGGCCGTCGAATGGTTTGCCAATGGCGGCCGTGCGCCGCTGCTGCTCAAGTCGAACTGCATCGCCACTGTCCACCGCCGGGTGCCGCTGGACCTGATCCTGTTGCCGGTCATGGACGGCAAGCGTGTGGTCGGCCTGTCGATCCATGCGGGTATGTGGTCCAGTGCGGCGCTGCACAGCGCACCCGCCGACGTACCGCTGCTGCGCCGCCGCCTGAAGGCGCTGACCGACCGATTCGGTTTCGATCCGCGCGGCCATACCGGCAAGGCGATGGCCCATGCGCTGACCGCGCTGCCGCACGACCTGACCACCGCGTTCGACGATGCCGCGATCGAGGCGCTGACCCTGACCGCGATGTCGATCGCCGACCGTCCGCGGCCGAAGCTGGTGCTGGTGCGCAGTACGCTGGGCCGCCACCTGTTCGCCTTTGTCTGGCTGCCGCGTGACGAACTGACCACCGGGCGGCGTGAGGCGATCGGGTCGATGCTAGCGGATGCCGCCAACGCGTCTTTGCTCAGCTGGTCGATCAGCCTTGAGGATGGGGAGGTCGCCCTGATCCGCTACACGCTGGACCTGCGCGGCGCGGGGCGGATGCCCGATGCCGATGCGCTGGACCAGCGGCTGGTGCGGATGATGCGCGGCTGGCCGGTGGCGGTGGAAGCGGCGCTGACCGAAGCTGTGGGCTCAAGTCGCGCGACGCGGCTGGCGCTGCGTTATGCGGGTGCGTTCCCGGTCAATTACCGTAACGCATCGACGCCCGAAGAAGCGGCGCGCGACGTGGTGCGGATAGCGGAGCTTGAGGGGCCGGACGACCGGCAGGTCCGCATTTTGCCCGACGAAAACCCCGATGACGGGCGTTTCCGCATCAAGATCTATCGCCAGGGCGGCGCGCTGCCCTTGTCGGATGCGGTTCCGGTGCTGGAAAACTTCGGCTTCCGCGTGATTGCGGAG is a genomic window containing:
- a CDS encoding DUF6538 domain-containing protein, whose amino-acid sequence is MSHNALSDDGPSLSNRSRNEGAGCRTQVSHRSPSGVWRRGAVYQYRVRVPADLRQVIGSSHINRSLGTVSLAVARRSAKVMAYQIDRSFEEARNSGAWKAASAQPELHVAEIAASSTTAVHGLTLGTVVERYLTDATISRSPKSQIVYRTTFATVCAIMGSETPIKLISRDGCRQVLSVLQALPPNSRKRWPGISPVDVAADAHQRGIAPMSGANCNEYMNKLSSLLNWAVREEMIDRNPARGLRVADRRLAREKRNPFTLPQLSAIFTAPLYTGCKDDGLGYAVVGPNRPRRGRFWIPLIALWSGMRQAEICQLLTADVRSIENVLCFVVSDVDGDSKRLKTAASRRLVPVHPELIRIGFAHYVSERRRSGDCRLFPDLSLDSLGLYSGKFAKWFARFLASTNAAAPGACFHGFRHSFRDALREARIDRDIALTLGGWTTSSGSSGGGVADAYGRGYRSSALNDAISKIAYPGLDLSHLYVETSKG